From a region of the Rathayibacter sp. VKM Ac-2804 genome:
- a CDS encoding DUF3662 and FHA domain-containing protein: MGILDNFEKGLERVVNGAFARTFKSGLQPVELASALRRELDTTAAVVTRDRILVPNQLTLRMSAADLDRMERMGPTLIDELTTVATEHAKKQGFRFSGPIDISLAADESLSAGMVEVDSRSVKGVVASTPALEIDGKRYPITKSRTVIGRGSDADITVDDSGTSRKHVEILWDGVRAQVHDLGSTNGSKLDGKPVTQAPLSPGQTISIGRTRIVFRVVQGAAPARADRSPSGPSGRSSEGFWDDRL; the protein is encoded by the coding sequence GTGGGCATTCTGGACAACTTCGAGAAGGGACTCGAGCGCGTCGTCAACGGCGCTTTCGCTCGGACCTTCAAGTCGGGTCTGCAGCCGGTCGAGCTCGCCTCCGCTCTCCGCCGCGAGCTCGACACCACGGCGGCGGTGGTCACCCGCGACCGCATCCTCGTGCCCAACCAGCTGACCCTGCGCATGTCCGCCGCCGACCTCGACCGGATGGAGCGGATGGGCCCGACGCTCATCGACGAGCTCACCACGGTCGCCACCGAGCACGCCAAGAAGCAGGGCTTCCGCTTCTCCGGTCCGATCGACATCTCGCTCGCGGCCGACGAGTCGCTCAGCGCCGGGATGGTCGAGGTCGACTCCCGCAGCGTCAAGGGCGTCGTCGCCTCCACGCCCGCGCTCGAGATCGACGGCAAGCGCTACCCGATCACGAAGTCCAGGACGGTCATCGGGCGCGGCAGCGACGCCGACATCACGGTCGACGACTCCGGCACCTCGCGCAAGCACGTCGAGATCCTCTGGGACGGCGTCCGCGCCCAGGTCCACGACCTCGGCTCCACCAACGGATCGAAGCTCGACGGCAAGCCCGTCACCCAGGCGCCGCTCTCGCCCGGGCAGACCATCTCGATCGGACGCACGCGGATCGTCTTCCGCGTCGTCCAGGGCGCCGCACCCGCGCGCGCCGACCGCTCGCCGTCCGGTCCGTCCGGGCGCTCCTCCGAGGGATTCTGGGACGACCGGCTATGA
- a CDS encoding FtsW/RodA/SpoVE family cell cycle protein yields MTATATPPVTRERPRFLRQRLRNLELLLLIGACLIDASAIVLVQLGALGAVDTTLVSLGAGLSGLVLVVHVVLRFAAPEADPFLLPIATVLNGLGVAEIYRIDIADGATGWESVAVRQIIWSGLAIVAAIVVLLVIRNHRILFRYTYVAGFAAIVLLLLPLLPFIGREVSGARVWIGIGDFFSFQPGEIAKIALAVFFAGYLVRNRDSLSMVGRTFLKVRFPRLRDLGPILVVWAVTMGVIVFQRDLGTALLYFGLFLVMLYVATGRTSWVLIGVGLFLGGAILASQTLGYVGNRFANWLDAFSSERYGADPGGSYQLVQGLFGLAHGGLLGTGLGQGMPDITPVPQSDYIIASLGEELGLAGLFAIFGLYLLLVSRGFRIGFAGQDDFGRLLGVGLSFVIALQCFIVIGGVTRVIPLTGLTTPFLAAGGSSLVANWMIVAVLLRLSDTVRNQPRLVV; encoded by the coding sequence GTGACCGCCACCGCCACTCCTCCCGTGACCCGCGAGCGCCCACGCTTCCTCCGCCAGCGCCTGCGCAACCTCGAGCTGCTCCTGCTCATCGGCGCGTGCCTCATCGACGCGTCGGCGATCGTGCTGGTCCAGCTCGGCGCCCTCGGCGCGGTCGACACCACCCTCGTGTCCCTCGGTGCGGGCCTCTCCGGTCTCGTGCTGGTCGTCCACGTCGTGCTGCGCTTCGCGGCGCCCGAGGCCGATCCGTTCCTCCTCCCGATCGCCACCGTCCTCAACGGGCTCGGCGTGGCCGAGATCTACCGGATCGACATCGCCGACGGTGCGACCGGCTGGGAGTCGGTGGCCGTCCGGCAGATCATCTGGAGCGGCCTCGCGATCGTCGCCGCGATCGTCGTCCTGCTGGTGATCCGCAATCACCGCATCCTCTTCCGCTACACCTACGTGGCCGGATTCGCGGCGATCGTGCTGCTCCTGCTCCCCCTCCTGCCGTTCATCGGCCGCGAGGTCAGCGGTGCGCGCGTCTGGATCGGCATCGGCGACTTCTTCAGCTTCCAGCCCGGCGAGATCGCCAAGATCGCGCTCGCGGTCTTCTTCGCCGGCTACCTCGTCCGCAACCGCGACTCGCTCTCGATGGTCGGCAGGACGTTCCTCAAGGTGCGCTTCCCGCGGCTGCGCGACCTCGGCCCGATCCTCGTGGTCTGGGCCGTCACGATGGGCGTCATCGTCTTCCAGCGCGACCTCGGCACCGCGCTGCTCTACTTCGGCCTCTTCCTCGTCATGCTCTACGTGGCGACCGGCCGCACCAGCTGGGTGCTGATCGGCGTCGGCCTCTTCCTCGGCGGCGCGATCCTCGCCAGCCAGACCCTCGGCTACGTCGGCAACCGCTTCGCGAACTGGCTCGACGCCTTCAGCTCGGAGCGCTACGGCGCCGACCCCGGCGGCAGCTACCAGCTCGTGCAGGGCCTGTTCGGCCTCGCGCACGGCGGCCTGCTCGGCACCGGCCTCGGTCAGGGGATGCCCGACATCACCCCCGTCCCGCAGTCGGACTACATCATCGCGAGCCTGGGCGAGGAGCTCGGCCTCGCCGGCCTCTTCGCGATCTTCGGCCTCTACCTCCTGCTGGTCTCGCGCGGCTTCCGGATCGGCTTCGCCGGCCAGGACGACTTCGGCAGGCTCCTCGGCGTCGGGCTCTCGTTCGTGATCGCCCTGCAGTGCTTCATCGTCATCGGCGGTGTCACCCGCGTCATCCCGCTGACCGGCCTCACCACGCCGTTCCTCGCCGCGGGCGGCTCGTCGCTCGTCGCGAACTGGATGATCGTCGCCGTCCTCCTCCGCCTGTCCGACACAGTGCGCAATCAGCCGCGTCTGGTGGTGTGA
- a CDS encoding Stp1/IreP family PP2C-type Ser/Thr phosphatase, with protein MAVTPDSAAETGVTRESAAVSHVGRIRSNNQDSGYAGRQLFVVADGMGGHAGGDVASSIAIKRIAQADRTYASTYEAEDELKRTLLAANTMLADAVVDHPELTGMGTTVSAIVRVGESVAIAHIGDSRIYVLRDGKLEQVTTDHTFVQRLVDSGRITEEEAMTHPRRSVLMRVLGDVHTNPEIDTLTLETEPNDRWLICSDGLSGVVPHDEIQKELSRDETAQQVADRLIRDSLSHGAPDNVTVVILDVPGAGDTAQILAPTAEPVIVGSAAAPTPISTDDSQNRIRIPGLRLHTRAPAAQGPTHFEPASEDYLDELIEEDRRRHLRRRITWLVGLSLVLIAGFLGVLLAYDWTQSRFYVGTDGQNVIIYQGIQQSVGPLSLSGVKEDTGIPLDSLRDYDVEQLEQTISADSYAGAVDIVERLTDANGAP; from the coding sequence GTGGCAGTCACACCCGACAGCGCCGCGGAGACGGGCGTCACGCGCGAGAGCGCCGCCGTCTCGCACGTCGGCCGCATCCGCTCCAACAACCAGGACTCCGGCTACGCGGGCCGGCAGCTCTTCGTCGTCGCCGACGGGATGGGCGGGCACGCGGGCGGCGACGTCGCCTCCTCCATCGCGATCAAGCGCATCGCGCAGGCCGACCGCACCTACGCCTCCACCTACGAGGCGGAGGACGAGCTCAAGCGCACGCTCCTCGCCGCCAACACGATGCTGGCCGACGCCGTCGTCGACCACCCCGAACTGACCGGCATGGGCACCACCGTCAGCGCGATCGTGCGCGTGGGCGAGTCGGTGGCCATCGCGCACATCGGCGACTCCCGGATCTACGTGCTGCGCGACGGCAAGCTCGAGCAGGTCACCACCGACCACACGTTCGTCCAGCGCCTCGTCGACTCCGGCCGCATCACCGAGGAGGAGGCGATGACGCACCCGCGCCGCTCCGTCCTGATGCGGGTCCTCGGCGACGTGCACACGAACCCCGAGATCGACACCCTCACCCTCGAGACCGAGCCGAACGACCGCTGGCTGATCTGCTCCGACGGCCTCTCCGGCGTCGTCCCGCACGACGAGATCCAGAAGGAGCTGTCCCGCGACGAGACGGCGCAGCAGGTCGCCGACCGCCTGATCCGCGACAGCCTCTCCCACGGCGCGCCGGACAACGTGACGGTCGTCATCCTCGACGTCCCGGGGGCCGGCGACACCGCGCAGATCCTCGCGCCCACCGCCGAGCCCGTGATCGTCGGCTCCGCCGCGGCCCCCACGCCGATCAGCACCGACGACTCGCAGAACCGGATCCGCATCCCCGGCCTCCGCCTGCACACCCGCGCCCCGGCCGCCCAGGGCCCGACCCACTTCGAGCCCGCGTCCGAGGACTACCTCGACGAGCTGATCGAGGAGGACCGCCGCCGGCACCTGCGCCGCCGGATCACCTGGCTGGTCGGCCTCTCGCTCGTGCTGATCGCCGGTTTCCTCGGCGTCCTGCTCGCCTACGACTGGACGCAGTCCCGGTTCTACGTCGGCACCGACGGCCAGAACGTGATCATCTACCAGGGCATCCAGCAGTCCGTCGGCCCGCTCTCGCTCTCCGGAGTGAAGGAGGACACGGGGATCCCCCTCGACTCCCTCCGCGACTACGACGTCGAGCAGCTCGAGCAGACGATCAGCGCCGACTCCTACGCCGGCGCGGTCGACATCGTCGAGCGCCTGACGGACGCGAACGGAGCACCGTGA
- a CDS encoding penicillin-binding protein 2, with translation MNRELKRVSFVVLAMFVALFVSTSTIQVLQADTLSEDSRNTRTLYESFSTERGVILADGEPIASSTSSDDIYKFQRQYANGPLYSAVTGYFTLNQGTTGIERSLNDYLSGTSNSQFFDEINNLVTGQDPEGASVELSIDPVAQQAAFDALGDYTGAVVVTEPATGRILAMVSKPTFDPTALASHDTDDVLAAYRALNDDPAEPLVNRAIGGSLNPPGSVFKLVVASAALESGRFTPDSSFPNVQAYTLPGSSSQVTNSGGGLCGSGDTVTLATAVSLSCNVPMAEMGVQLGAPAIRAQAEKFGFDTELEIPMSVEASTYPQTTDDAQTALTAFGQFEVRATPLQIAMVSAAIANGGEVMQPNLVDVIRSQDLSVLQRFEEKPLGRAVSTETADAVKAMMVASVQGGAATNATIGGVTVAGKTGTAENGGDDPYTLWFTGFAPADDPQYAITVLVEDGGGLGQTGYGNLIAAPIAQQVLEAVLNK, from the coding sequence ATGAACCGAGAACTCAAGCGCGTGAGCTTCGTCGTCCTGGCGATGTTCGTGGCGCTCTTCGTGTCCACCTCCACCATCCAGGTCCTCCAGGCCGACACCCTCTCCGAGGACTCCCGGAACACCCGGACGCTCTACGAGAGCTTCTCGACGGAGCGCGGCGTCATCCTCGCCGACGGGGAGCCGATCGCCTCGTCGACGTCGTCCGACGACATCTACAAGTTCCAGCGCCAGTACGCGAACGGCCCGCTCTACTCGGCCGTCACCGGCTACTTCACGCTCAACCAGGGCACGACCGGCATCGAGCGCTCGCTCAACGACTACCTCTCCGGCACCTCGAACTCGCAGTTCTTCGACGAGATCAACAACCTCGTCACCGGCCAGGACCCCGAGGGCGCCTCGGTCGAGCTCTCCATCGACCCCGTCGCGCAGCAGGCCGCGTTCGACGCGCTCGGCGACTACACCGGAGCGGTCGTCGTCACCGAGCCCGCTACCGGCCGCATCCTCGCCATGGTCTCCAAGCCCACCTTCGACCCGACCGCGCTCGCCTCGCACGACACCGACGACGTCCTCGCGGCGTACCGGGCGCTCAACGACGACCCGGCCGAGCCGCTCGTGAACCGCGCCATCGGCGGCTCGCTCAACCCGCCCGGCTCCGTCTTCAAGCTCGTCGTCGCCTCCGCCGCCCTGGAGTCCGGCCGGTTCACGCCCGACTCCAGCTTCCCGAATGTCCAGGCGTACACGCTGCCGGGCTCGAGCTCGCAGGTGACCAACTCCGGCGGCGGCCTGTGCGGCTCCGGAGACACGGTGACGCTCGCCACAGCGGTCTCACTCTCCTGCAACGTGCCGATGGCCGAGATGGGCGTGCAGCTCGGCGCTCCCGCGATCCGCGCGCAGGCCGAGAAGTTCGGCTTCGACACCGAGCTCGAGATCCCGATGTCGGTCGAGGCGAGCACCTATCCGCAGACCACGGACGACGCGCAGACGGCGCTGACCGCCTTCGGCCAGTTCGAGGTCCGGGCGACCCCGCTGCAGATCGCGATGGTCTCCGCGGCCATCGCGAACGGCGGCGAGGTGATGCAGCCGAACCTCGTCGACGTCATCCGGTCGCAGGATCTCAGCGTGCTGCAGCGCTTCGAGGAGAAGCCGCTCGGACGGGCCGTGAGCACCGAGACCGCGGACGCCGTGAAGGCCATGATGGTCGCCAGCGTCCAGGGCGGCGCGGCGACGAATGCAACAATAGGTGGCGTCACGGTGGCCGGTAAGACCGGCACCGCTGAGAACGGCGGGGACGACCCGTACACCCTCTGGTTCACCGGATTCGCTCCTGCGGACGATCCGCAGTACGCCATCACCGTCCTCGTGGAGGACGGCGGGGGGCTCGGCCAGACCGGGTACGGCAACCTGATCGCCGCACCCATCGCACAACAGGTACTAGAGGCGGTGCTGAACAAATGA
- a CDS encoding FHA domain-containing protein: MSELTLFLLRIAFLALLWFFVFGIVYALRSDLFGQRVRKLPAGQQPAAGQDSAPFVTAAQPVVAAAAAPAAAPAPSAPSARRPREERTDSGGVATVHTAQRLVITSGPKRGTELELNGEPLTIGRSSESALVIRDDYTSTHHARLLIWNDEWMIQDLDSTNGTFLDGRRVGAPTKVPLNTPVKVGTTTFELRRS, translated from the coding sequence ATGAGCGAGCTCACTCTCTTCCTCCTGCGCATCGCGTTCCTCGCGCTGCTGTGGTTCTTCGTGTTCGGCATCGTCTACGCGCTGCGCTCCGACCTTTTCGGCCAGCGGGTGCGCAAGCTGCCCGCCGGCCAGCAGCCGGCCGCCGGGCAGGACTCCGCGCCGTTCGTCACCGCGGCCCAGCCCGTCGTGGCCGCCGCGGCCGCCCCCGCCGCCGCGCCGGCACCGTCCGCCCCCTCCGCGCGGCGCCCCCGCGAGGAGCGCACCGACTCCGGCGGCGTCGCGACGGTGCACACCGCGCAGCGGCTCGTCATCACCTCGGGCCCCAAGCGCGGCACCGAGCTCGAGCTCAACGGCGAGCCGCTCACGATCGGCCGCTCCTCGGAGTCGGCGCTCGTGATCCGCGACGACTACACCTCGACCCACCACGCGCGCCTCCTGATCTGGAACGACGAGTGGATGATCCAGGACCTCGACTCCACGAACGGCACCTTCCTCGACGGCCGCCGGGTCGGCGCCCCCACCAAGGTGCCGCTGAACACCCCGGTCAAGGTCGGCACGACGACCTTCGAGCTGCGGCGGTCGTAG